The following are from one region of the Ochotona princeps isolate mOchPri1 chromosome 15, mOchPri1.hap1, whole genome shotgun sequence genome:
- the LOC101531334 gene encoding heterogeneous nuclear ribonucleoprotein A3, which produces MRNPQTKRSRGFGFVTYSCVEEVDAAMCARPHKVDGRVVEPKRAVSREDSVKSGAHLTGKKMFVGGIKEDTEEYNLRDYFEKYGKIETIEVMEDRQSGKKRGFAFVTFDDHDTVDKIIVQKYHTINGHSCEVKKALSKQEMQSAAGSPRGRGGGSGNFMGRGGNFGGGGGNFGRGGNFGGRGGYGGGGGGSRGSYGGGDGGYNGFGGDGGNYGGGPGYSSRGGYGGGGPGYGNQGGGGGGYDGYNEGGNFGGNYGGGGNYNDFGNYSGQQQSNYGPMKGGSFGGRSSGSPYGGGYGSGGGSGGYGSRRF; this is translated from the coding sequence ATGAGAAACCCCCAAACAAAACGTTCCAGGGGGTTTGGTTTTGTGACTTACTCTTGTGTTGAAGAGGTGGATGCAGCAATGTGTGCTCGACCACACAAGGTTGATGGGCGTGTTGTGGAACCAAAGAGAGCTGTTTCTAGAGAGGATTCGGTAAAGTCTGGTGCCCACCTAACAGGGAAGAAAATGTTTGTTGGTGGTATTAAAGAAGATACAGAGGAATATAATTTGAGAGACTACTTTGAAAAGTATGGCAAGATTGAAACCATAGAAGTTATGGAAGACAGGCAGAGTGGCAAAAAAAGAGGATTTGCTTTTGTAACTTTTGATGATCATGATACAGTTGATAAAATTATTGTTCAGAAATACCACACTATTAATGGGCATAGTTGTGAAGTGAAAAAAGCCCTTTCTAAACAAGAGATGCAGTCTGCTGCTGGATCACCAAGAGGCCGTGGAGGTGGATCTGGCAACTTCATGGGTCGTGGAGGAAACTTTGGAGGTGGTGGAGGTAATTTTGGCCGTGGCGGAAACTTTGGTGGAAGAGGAGgttatggtggtggtggtggtggcagcagaggaagttATGGAGGAGGTGATGGTGGATATAATGGTTTTGGAGGTGATGGTGGCAACTATGGTGGTGGTCCTGGTTACAGTAGCAGGGGAGGCTATGGTGGTGGTGGACCAGGATATGGAAACcaaggtggtggaggaggaggatatGATGGTTACAATGAAGGAGGAAATTTTGGAGGCAActatggtggtggtggaaatTACAATGATTTTGGAAATTATAGTGGACAACAGCAATCAAATTATGGGCCCATGAAAGGGGGCAGTTTTGGTGGGAGAAGCTCGGGCAGTCCCTATGGTGGTGGTTATGGATCTGGTGGTGGAAGTGGTGGATATGGTAGCAGAAGGTTCTAA